One stretch of Amycolatopsis tolypomycina DNA includes these proteins:
- the murA gene encoding UDP-N-acetylglucosamine 1-carboxyvinyltransferase gives MSEHFDVHGGARLVGEVDVVGAKNSVLKLMAAALLAEGTTTITNCPQILDVPLMGDVLRSVGCEVVIDGDTATITTPAELSHRADSAAMGKLRASVCVLGPLVGRLKQAVVALPGGDAIGSRPLDMHQNGLRKLGATSTIEHGCVVAKAETLVGAQIWLDFPSVGATENILMAAVLAEGTTVIDNCAREPEIVDICTMLTEMGAKIEGAGTSTLTVHGVEQLHPTTHSVIGDRIVGATWAFAASMTRGDITVRGVNPHHLDLVLNKLQLAGADVETYDDKGFRVVQPERPKAVDWVTLPYPGFATDLQPFAVALSAVSEGTSMITENVYEARFRFIEEMVRLSGDARTDGHHAVVRGVEKLSSAPVWASDIRAGAGLVLAGLCADGVTEVWDVFHIDRGYPHFVENLNRLGANIKRVAGEPDRS, from the coding sequence ATGAGCGAGCACTTCGACGTGCATGGCGGAGCGCGGCTGGTCGGCGAGGTCGACGTGGTCGGCGCCAAGAACAGCGTGCTGAAGCTGATGGCCGCGGCCCTGCTGGCCGAGGGCACCACGACCATCACGAACTGCCCGCAGATCCTCGACGTCCCGCTGATGGGCGACGTGCTGCGGAGCGTCGGCTGCGAGGTCGTCATCGACGGCGACACGGCCACCATCACGACGCCGGCCGAGCTGTCGCACCGCGCGGACTCGGCGGCGATGGGCAAGCTGCGCGCGTCCGTCTGCGTGCTGGGGCCGCTGGTCGGGCGGCTGAAGCAGGCCGTCGTGGCGCTGCCGGGCGGCGACGCGATCGGTTCGCGGCCGCTGGACATGCACCAGAACGGCCTGCGCAAGCTGGGCGCGACGAGCACGATCGAGCACGGCTGCGTCGTCGCGAAGGCCGAGACGCTGGTCGGCGCGCAGATCTGGCTGGACTTCCCGAGCGTCGGCGCGACCGAGAACATCCTGATGGCGGCCGTGCTGGCCGAGGGCACCACGGTGATTGACAACTGCGCGCGCGAGCCGGAGATCGTCGACATCTGCACGATGCTCACCGAGATGGGCGCGAAGATCGAAGGCGCCGGCACCTCGACCCTGACCGTGCACGGCGTGGAGCAGCTGCACCCGACCACGCACAGCGTGATCGGCGACCGGATCGTGGGCGCGACCTGGGCGTTCGCCGCCTCGATGACCCGCGGCGACATCACCGTGCGCGGGGTCAACCCGCACCACCTCGACCTGGTGCTGAACAAGCTGCAGCTGGCCGGCGCGGACGTCGAGACCTACGACGACAAGGGTTTCCGCGTGGTCCAGCCGGAGCGCCCGAAGGCGGTCGACTGGGTGACGCTGCCGTACCCCGGCTTCGCGACCGACCTGCAGCCGTTCGCGGTGGCGCTGTCGGCGGTGTCGGAAGGCACGTCGATGATCACGGAGAACGTCTACGAGGCGCGGTTCCGGTTCATCGAGGAGATGGTGCGCCTGTCCGGTGACGCCCGCACGGACGGCCACCACGCGGTGGTCCGCGGGGTCGAGAAGCTCTCGAGCGCGCCGGTCTGGGCGTCGGACATCCGCGCGGGCGCCGGGCTGGTGCTCGCGGGCCTGTGCGCGGACGGCGTCACCGAGGTCTGGGACGTCTTCCACATCGACCGCGGCTACCCGCACTTCGTCGAGAACCTGAACCGGCTGGGCGCGAACATCAAGCGCGTTGCGGGCGAGCCCGACCGGAGCTGA
- a CDS encoding cob(I)yrinic acid a,c-diamide adenosyltransferase: MVVRINRVYTKVGDNGTTALGDGSRVPKTSPRLGAYADTDETNSVLGLAIAMGSLPAEVTDVLRTVQNDLFDVGADLCLPISDDPPYPPLRITEKYVERLEGWCDEFNERLPKLTSFILPGGTPGAAFLHQARTVARRAERSAWALHEAEPEATNPIAVKYLNRLSDLLFILARLANPEGDVLWQPGGQP; this comes from the coding sequence ATGGTCGTTCGCATCAACCGCGTCTACACGAAGGTCGGCGACAACGGCACGACCGCGCTCGGCGACGGGTCCCGCGTGCCCAAGACGTCCCCGCGGCTGGGCGCGTACGCGGACACCGACGAGACGAACTCGGTGCTCGGCCTGGCGATCGCGATGGGCTCGCTGCCCGCCGAGGTGACGGACGTCCTGCGCACGGTCCAGAACGATCTCTTCGACGTCGGCGCGGACCTCTGCCTGCCGATTTCCGACGACCCGCCGTACCCGCCGCTGCGGATCACCGAGAAGTACGTCGAGCGCTTGGAAGGCTGGTGCGACGAGTTCAACGAGCGCCTGCCGAAGCTGACGTCGTTCATCCTGCCGGGCGGCACGCCGGGAGCGGCGTTCCTGCACCAGGCCAGGACGGTGGCGCGCCGGGCCGAGCGCTCGGCCTGGGCCCTGCACGAGGCGGAGCCCGAGGCGACGAACCCGATCGCGGTGAAGTACCTGAACCGCCTGTCGGACCTGCTGTTCATCCTCGCCCGGCTGGCGAATCCCGAGGGTGACGTGCTGTGGCAGCCGGGCGGGCAGCCCTAG
- the aroA gene encoding 3-phosphoshikimate 1-carboxyvinyltransferase — MTLVEIPGSKSVTARGLFLAAAAHGTTTLGRPLHSDDTEGFAEGLVKLGYRVDRQADAWTIEGRPSGPGVAEADVFCRDGATTARFLPALAAAGTGTFRFDASGQMRRRPLGPLTDALQELGVDLEFGGEPGHHPLTVRANGIKGGSLTLDAGLSSQFLTALLLVGPLTAEGLRITVTDLVSVPYVEITLEMMRRFGVDVRREGQTFVVPAQPYQACAYPVEPDASTASYFLAAAAVTGRTVTIPGLGSDALQGDVKFADVLREMGAHVELAPDSVTVAGPSDGLRGITVNMRDISDTVPTLAAIAPFASGPVRIEDVYNTRIKECDRLDACEENLRALGIQVETGRDWIEIQPGEPTGTLVACRRDHRIAMAFSITGLLVDGITLDDPECVKKTFPGFHQALGALRASWGI, encoded by the coding sequence GTGACCCTCGTCGAGATCCCCGGCTCCAAGTCCGTCACCGCCCGCGGCCTGTTCCTGGCCGCCGCCGCGCACGGCACCACCACCCTCGGCCGTCCGCTGCACTCGGACGACACCGAGGGCTTTGCCGAGGGCCTGGTCAAGCTCGGCTACCGCGTCGACCGGCAGGCGGACGCGTGGACCATCGAGGGCCGCCCGTCGGGCCCGGGCGTCGCCGAAGCCGACGTCTTCTGCCGGGACGGCGCCACGACGGCCCGGTTCCTGCCCGCGCTGGCCGCGGCCGGCACCGGGACGTTCCGCTTCGACGCCTCCGGCCAGATGCGCCGCCGCCCGCTCGGGCCGCTCACCGACGCCCTGCAGGAGCTGGGCGTCGACCTCGAGTTCGGCGGCGAGCCGGGCCACCACCCGCTGACCGTCCGCGCGAACGGCATCAAGGGCGGCTCGTTGACCCTCGATGCCGGTCTGTCGTCGCAGTTCCTGACGGCGTTGCTGCTGGTCGGGCCGCTGACCGCGGAGGGCTTGCGGATCACGGTCACGGACCTCGTGTCGGTGCCGTACGTCGAGATCACGCTGGAGATGATGCGCCGCTTCGGCGTCGACGTCCGCCGCGAGGGGCAGACGTTCGTGGTGCCGGCGCAGCCGTACCAGGCGTGCGCGTACCCGGTGGAGCCGGACGCGTCGACGGCGAGCTACTTCCTGGCCGCGGCGGCGGTCACCGGCCGCACGGTGACCATCCCGGGGCTGGGTTCGGACGCCCTGCAGGGCGACGTGAAGTTCGCCGACGTCCTGCGCGAGATGGGCGCGCACGTGGAGCTGGCGCCGGACTCGGTGACGGTCGCGGGACCGTCGGACGGCCTGCGCGGCATCACGGTGAACATGCGCGACATCTCGGACACGGTCCCGACCCTGGCGGCGATCGCGCCGTTCGCGTCCGGCCCGGTGCGCATCGAGGACGTCTACAACACGCGCATCAAGGAGTGCGACCGGCTCGACGCGTGCGAGGAGAACCTGCGCGCTCTCGGGATCCAGGTCGAGACGGGCCGCGACTGGATCGAGATCCAGCCGGGCGAGCCGACGGGCACCCTGGTGGCCTGCCGCCGCGACCACCGGATCGCGATGGCGTTCAGCATCACGGGCTTGCTCGTCGACGGCATCACCCTGGATGACCCGGAGTGCGTGAAGAAGACCTTCCCCGGCTTCCACCAGGCGCTGGGGGCCCTCCGGGCGAGCTGGGGGATCTAG
- a CDS encoding DUF2550 domain-containing protein, translating to MKITVVVVGLLIVLAVLAAWYGQRWIRMRRGGGVSVALRWRPDNPRSSWHLGLGRYEGDEFVWYRVWSLRTGADRVFQRESMQIADRRDPSGTEAYAVPEGSTVLRCESETQEAIEIAMGPGALTGFLSWLESAPPGRRLPRAS from the coding sequence GTGAAGATCACCGTGGTCGTAGTCGGGCTCCTGATCGTGCTCGCGGTGCTGGCCGCCTGGTACGGCCAGCGGTGGATCCGGATGCGCCGCGGTGGTGGCGTGAGCGTCGCGCTGCGGTGGCGTCCGGACAACCCGCGGTCCAGCTGGCACCTGGGGCTGGGCCGCTACGAGGGCGACGAGTTCGTCTGGTACCGGGTGTGGAGCCTGCGCACCGGCGCCGACCGCGTCTTCCAGCGCGAGAGCATGCAGATCGCCGACCGCCGCGACCCGTCCGGCACCGAGGCCTACGCCGTGCCCGAGGGCTCGACGGTCCTGCGCTGCGAGTCGGAGACCCAGGAAGCGATCGAGATCGCCATGGGGCCGGGCGCGCTGACCGGGTTCCTCTCCTGGCTGGAGTCCGCCCCGCCCGGACGGCGCCTGCCGCGCGCCTCCTGA
- a CDS encoding F0F1 ATP synthase subunit epsilon has translation MAEMSVELVAVERRLWSGTATFVVAQTTEGEIGIMAGHEPVLGQLVEGGVVKVTTTDGETVCAAVHGGFLSVTGTGVSILAESAELSDEIDVEAAKAALTGDDETERARASAQLRAAGQTA, from the coding sequence GTGGCTGAGATGTCCGTGGAGCTGGTGGCCGTCGAGCGCCGTCTCTGGTCGGGTACCGCCACTTTCGTGGTGGCCCAGACCACCGAGGGTGAGATCGGCATCATGGCCGGTCACGAACCCGTGCTCGGGCAGCTGGTCGAGGGTGGCGTGGTCAAGGTGACGACCACCGACGGCGAGACGGTCTGCGCGGCCGTCCACGGCGGGTTCCTCTCCGTCACCGGCACCGGGGTGAGCATCCTCGCCGAGAGCGCCGAGCTCTCCGACGAGATCGACGTCGAGGCGGCCAAGGCGGCCCTGACCGGGGACGACGAGACCGAGCGGGCGAGGGCCTCGGCCCAGCTCCGCGCAGCGGGCCAGACGGCCTGA
- the atpD gene encoding F0F1 ATP synthase subunit beta: protein MTSTEAPRAKGRIVSVTGPVVDVEFPRGSVPDQFNALKVEIEFEQLRKTVTLEVASHLGDNLVRTISLQPQDGLVRGAEVTDTGGPITVPVGDKVKGHVYNALGECLDEPGYGEDLERWGIHRNAPSFDQLEGKTEMLETGLKVVDLLTPYVQGGKIGLFGGAGVGKTVLIKEMITRVARNFGGTSVFAGVGERTREGNDLFLEMSEDGVINDTALIFGQMDEPPGTRMRVALSALTMAEYFRDVQNQDVLLFIDNIFRFTQAGSEVSTLLGRMPSAVGYQPTLADEMGQLQERITSTRGRSITSMQAIYVPADDYTDPAPAATFAHLDATTELSRSVFQKGIFPAVDPLASTSTILDPAIVGEDHYRVASEVIRILQKYKELQDIIAILGMDELSEEDKLTVQRARRIERFLSQNMLVAEAFTQIPGSTVPLSETIESFDRITKGDFDHYPEQAFLGIGGLEDLEKKYKEITKK from the coding sequence ATGACCAGTACTGAAGCCCCGCGCGCCAAGGGGCGCATCGTGTCGGTGACCGGTCCGGTCGTCGACGTCGAGTTCCCGCGCGGTTCCGTGCCCGACCAGTTCAACGCCCTCAAGGTCGAGATCGAGTTCGAGCAGCTCCGCAAGACGGTGACCCTCGAGGTCGCCAGCCACCTGGGCGACAACCTCGTCCGCACCATCTCCCTGCAGCCGCAGGACGGCCTGGTGCGCGGCGCCGAGGTCACCGACACCGGCGGCCCGATCACGGTCCCGGTCGGCGACAAGGTCAAGGGCCACGTCTACAACGCCCTCGGCGAGTGCCTCGACGAGCCCGGCTACGGCGAGGACCTCGAGCGCTGGGGCATCCACCGCAACGCCCCGTCCTTCGACCAGCTCGAGGGCAAGACCGAGATGCTGGAGACCGGCCTCAAGGTCGTCGACCTGCTCACCCCGTACGTCCAGGGTGGCAAGATCGGCCTGTTCGGCGGTGCCGGCGTCGGCAAGACGGTGCTCATCAAGGAGATGATCACCCGCGTCGCCCGGAACTTCGGTGGTACCTCGGTGTTCGCCGGTGTCGGCGAGCGCACCCGTGAGGGCAACGACCTCTTCCTGGAGATGTCCGAGGACGGCGTCATCAACGACACCGCCCTCATCTTCGGCCAGATGGACGAGCCGCCGGGCACGCGTATGCGCGTCGCGCTGTCGGCGCTGACCATGGCGGAGTACTTCCGCGACGTCCAGAACCAGGACGTGCTGCTGTTCATCGACAACATCTTCCGGTTCACCCAGGCCGGCTCGGAGGTGTCGACCCTGCTGGGCCGCATGCCGTCCGCCGTGGGTTACCAGCCGACGCTGGCCGACGAGATGGGGCAGCTGCAGGAGCGGATCACCTCGACCCGTGGCCGGTCGATCACCTCGATGCAGGCGATCTACGTCCCCGCGGACGACTACACCGACCCGGCCCCGGCCGCGACGTTCGCCCACCTGGACGCCACCACCGAGCTCTCCCGGTCGGTGTTCCAGAAGGGCATCTTCCCGGCGGTCGACCCGCTGGCGTCGACGTCGACGATCCTCGACCCGGCCATCGTCGGTGAGGACCACTACCGCGTCGCCTCCGAGGTCATCCGGATCCTGCAGAAGTACAAGGAGCTGCAGGACATCATCGCGATCCTCGGTATGGACGAGCTCTCGGAAGAGGACAAGCTGACCGTTCAGCGCGCGCGCCGCATCGAGCGGTTCCTGTCGCAGAACATGCTGGTCGCCGAGGCGTTCACGCAGATCCCGGGCTCGACGGTGCCGCTGTCGGAGACGATCGAGTCGTTCGACCGCATCACCAAGGGTGACTTCGACCACTACCCGGAGCAGGCGTTCCTGGGTATCGGTGGCCTCGAGGACCTCGAGAAGAAGTACAAGGAAATCACCAAGAAGTGA
- a CDS encoding F0F1 ATP synthase subunit gamma — MAAQLRELRSRIKATKSIGKITKAMELIATARITKARARVAASRPYADEITKVLSALAGAATTLDHPMLVERPNPKRAAVLVVTSDKGQCGGYNSNVLRATEELLALLREEGKEPQVYVTGNKGLNYYRFRGREVVDGWTGFSDQPGYANAVAAGDALVESFMRGVDDDHGNADGITGVDEIHIVYTEFVSMLTQRPTAKRVAPLEVEYSEDEEQKPAGLLPSYEFEPSADKLLDAILPKYINTRLYAAFLESAASELAARRTAMKAASDNANELVGNLTREMNQARQAQITQEISEIVGGANALTAAGSDD, encoded by the coding sequence ATGGCCGCACAACTCCGGGAACTCCGGTCGCGCATCAAGGCGACCAAGTCGATCGGCAAGATCACCAAGGCGATGGAGCTCATCGCCACCGCGCGCATCACCAAGGCGCGGGCTCGGGTCGCCGCTTCCCGGCCGTACGCGGACGAGATCACCAAGGTGCTCTCGGCGCTGGCCGGCGCGGCCACCACGCTCGACCACCCCATGCTGGTCGAGCGCCCGAACCCGAAGCGGGCCGCCGTCCTGGTCGTGACCAGTGACAAGGGCCAGTGCGGTGGCTACAACTCCAACGTGCTGCGCGCGACCGAAGAGCTGCTCGCCCTCCTCCGCGAGGAGGGCAAGGAGCCGCAGGTCTACGTCACCGGCAACAAGGGCCTGAACTACTACCGGTTCCGGGGTCGCGAGGTCGTGGACGGCTGGACGGGCTTCTCCGACCAGCCGGGCTACGCGAACGCGGTCGCGGCCGGCGACGCCCTGGTCGAGTCGTTCATGCGGGGCGTCGACGACGACCACGGCAACGCCGACGGCATCACGGGTGTCGACGAGATCCACATCGTCTACACCGAGTTCGTGTCGATGCTGACGCAGCGGCCGACGGCCAAGCGCGTCGCGCCGCTCGAGGTCGAGTACTCCGAGGACGAGGAGCAGAAGCCCGCCGGCCTGCTCCCCAGCTACGAGTTCGAGCCGAGTGCCGACAAGCTGCTGGACGCGATCCTGCCGAAGTACATCAACACGCGGCTCTACGCGGCTTTCCTCGAGTCCGCCGCGTCCGAGCTGGCCGCCCGCCGGACGGCGATGAAGGCCGCGTCGGACAACGCGAACGAGCTGGTCGGCAACCTGACGCGGGAGATGAACCAGGCCCGCCAGGCGCAGATCACCCAGGAGATCTCCGAAATCGTCGGTGGCGCGAACGCGCTCACCGCAGCAGGAAGTGATGATTGA
- the atpA gene encoding F0F1 ATP synthase subunit alpha yields the protein MAELTISSDEIRSAIENYVSSYAPDVSREEVGIVVDAGDGIAHVEGLPSAMANELLEFPGGVLGVALNLDARSIGAAILGDFESIEEGQQVKRTGQVLSVPVGDGYLGRVVNPLGQPIDGLGDIETTERRALELKAASVVERQPVSEPLQTGITAIDAMTPIGRGQRQLIIGDRKTGKTAVAVDTIINQKANWETGDPKKQVRCIYVAVGQKGSTIAAVKKSLEDSGAMEYTTIVAAPASDSAGFKWIAPYTGSAIGQHWMYEGKHVLIVFDDLTKQADAYRAISLLLRRPPGREAFPGDVFYLHSRLLERCAKLSDELGAGSLTGLPIIETKANDVSAYIPTNVISITDGQCFFQSDLFNAGQRPAIDVGISVSRVGGAAQVKAMKSVSGSLRIDLSQYRELEAFAAFASDLDDASKAQLERGARLYEVLKQPQYSPIPVEEQVCTVWLGTNGHYDSVPTEDVRRFNHEFLDSARRKHDDILGAIRDSGKFEDETADKLVAAVNEFKKEFTTSEGKPLEENADAMEADKVGQETVKVNKPAPKK from the coding sequence ATGGCCGAGCTGACGATCTCCTCGGATGAGATCCGTAGCGCGATCGAGAACTACGTCTCGAGTTACGCCCCGGACGTGAGCCGGGAAGAAGTTGGCATCGTGGTGGACGCCGGTGACGGCATCGCCCACGTCGAGGGCCTGCCCTCGGCCATGGCCAACGAGCTGCTCGAGTTCCCCGGCGGCGTCCTGGGCGTCGCCCTGAACCTGGACGCGCGCTCCATCGGTGCCGCGATCCTCGGTGACTTCGAAAGCATCGAAGAGGGCCAGCAGGTCAAGCGCACCGGCCAGGTCCTGTCGGTGCCGGTCGGCGACGGCTACCTCGGCCGCGTCGTCAACCCGCTGGGCCAGCCGATCGACGGCCTCGGCGACATCGAGACCACCGAGCGCCGCGCGCTGGAGCTCAAGGCCGCCTCGGTCGTCGAGCGCCAGCCGGTGTCGGAGCCGCTGCAGACCGGTATCACCGCCATCGACGCGATGACCCCGATCGGGCGCGGCCAGCGCCAGCTGATCATCGGTGACCGCAAGACGGGCAAGACCGCCGTCGCCGTGGACACGATCATCAACCAGAAGGCCAACTGGGAGACCGGCGACCCGAAGAAGCAGGTCCGCTGCATCTACGTCGCGGTCGGCCAGAAGGGCTCCACGATCGCCGCGGTCAAGAAGTCCCTCGAGGACTCGGGCGCGATGGAGTACACCACCATCGTCGCCGCCCCGGCTTCGGACTCCGCCGGCTTCAAGTGGATCGCGCCGTACACCGGCTCGGCCATCGGCCAGCACTGGATGTACGAGGGCAAGCACGTCCTCATCGTGTTCGACGACCTGACCAAGCAGGCCGACGCCTACCGCGCGATCTCGCTGCTGCTGCGCCGCCCGCCGGGCCGCGAGGCGTTCCCCGGCGACGTCTTCTACTTGCACTCCCGCCTGCTGGAGCGCTGCGCGAAGCTGTCGGACGAGCTGGGCGCCGGCTCGCTGACCGGTCTCCCGATCATCGAGACCAAGGCGAACGACGTGTCGGCCTACATCCCGACCAACGTCATCTCGATCACCGACGGCCAGTGCTTCTTCCAGTCGGACCTGTTCAACGCCGGCCAGCGCCCGGCCATCGACGTGGGTATCTCGGTGTCCCGCGTGGGTGGTGCCGCCCAGGTCAAGGCGATGAAGTCGGTCTCCGGCTCGCTCCGGATCGACCTGTCGCAGTACCGCGAGCTGGAGGCCTTCGCGGCCTTCGCCTCGGACCTCGACGACGCCTCCAAGGCGCAGCTCGAGCGCGGTGCCCGCCTGTACGAGGTGCTCAAGCAGCCGCAGTACTCGCCGATCCCGGTCGAGGAGCAGGTCTGCACGGTGTGGCTGGGCACGAACGGCCACTACGACTCGGTCCCGACCGAGGACGTCCGCCGCTTCAACCACGAGTTCCTCGACTCGGCCCGCCGCAAGCACGACGACATCCTGGGCGCGATCCGCGACTCCGGGAAGTTCGAGGACGAGACGGCCGACAAGCTGGTCGCCGCGGTCAACGAGTTCAAGAAGGAGTTCACGACCTCCGAGGGCAAGCCGCTCGAGGAGAACGCGGACGCCATGGAAGCCGACAAGGTCGGGCAGGAGACCGTCAAGGTCAACAAGCCCGCGCCGAAGAAGTGA
- a CDS encoding F0F1 ATP synthase subunit delta, whose product MTLHAASREALGLAEERLGEVLADADATVSSSVGDELLSVVDLLDREIGLRRAVSDASATSEARTALVRRLFDGKLSEPALKVLDAVAGSRWSSPRELTDGLESLGRSALLTSAEKTGNVDTVESQLFQVARVVANHPELEKALSDLTGSADAKRTLVRGLFADKVDVVTETLVEQVVRRAKGRGVGIGLDKLVKLAAERRQRSVAYVTSANALSDEQVAQLGAKLDALYGRPIALHVEVDPRLGGGLVVRVGDEVIDGSAAGQLAALRRRLARA is encoded by the coding sequence ATGACGCTGCATGCTGCGAGCCGTGAAGCGCTCGGCCTCGCCGAGGAACGCCTCGGCGAGGTTCTGGCGGACGCCGACGCCACGGTGTCTTCCTCGGTCGGCGACGAGCTGCTCTCGGTCGTCGACCTGCTGGACCGGGAGATCGGCCTGCGCCGGGCAGTGAGCGACGCCTCGGCGACGTCGGAGGCGCGCACCGCGCTGGTGCGCCGGCTGTTCGACGGCAAGCTGTCCGAACCGGCCCTGAAGGTGCTCGACGCCGTGGCGGGCAGCCGCTGGTCCAGCCCCCGCGAGCTGACCGACGGCCTCGAGTCGCTCGGCCGCTCGGCCCTGCTCACCTCGGCGGAGAAGACCGGGAACGTCGACACCGTCGAGTCCCAGCTCTTCCAGGTCGCGCGGGTCGTGGCCAACCACCCCGAGCTCGAGAAGGCGCTGTCGGACCTGACCGGTTCCGCCGACGCGAAGCGCACGCTGGTGCGCGGGCTGTTCGCCGACAAGGTGGACGTGGTCACCGAGACCCTCGTCGAGCAGGTCGTGCGCCGGGCCAAGGGCCGCGGCGTCGGCATCGGGCTCGACAAGCTGGTGAAGCTGGCCGCGGAGCGGCGTCAGCGCTCGGTGGCCTACGTGACCAGCGCGAACGCCCTGTCCGACGAGCAGGTCGCCCAGCTGGGCGCGAAGCTCGACGCCCTCTACGGGCGGCCGATCGCCCTGCACGTCGAGGTCGACCCCCGGCTCGGCGGCGGTCTCGTCGTCCGCGTCGGCGACGAGGTCATCGACGGGAGCGCGGCGGGGCAGCTCGCGGCGTTGCGCAGGCGGCTGGCCCGGGCATAG
- a CDS encoding F0F1 ATP synthase subunit B, whose amino-acid sequence MLNSALVLAAEGKVHNPIIPDISELILGIVAFLILLFILKKYVVPRFEAAYEERAQKIEGGIEKAERAQAEAEEALAKYKAQLAEARTEAAKIRDDARLEAEQIKAELRAEAEAESQRIVAQGQAQLQAQKAQIIAELRADMGRNAVELASRIVGESLEDEARRRGTVDRFLAELETAGAYRA is encoded by the coding sequence GTGCTGAACAGTGCCTTGGTCCTCGCCGCAGAGGGCAAAGTTCACAACCCGATCATCCCCGACATCTCGGAGCTGATCCTCGGCATCGTCGCCTTCCTGATCCTGCTGTTCATCCTCAAGAAGTACGTCGTCCCTCGCTTCGAGGCCGCGTACGAAGAGCGTGCGCAGAAGATCGAGGGAGGCATCGAGAAGGCCGAGCGGGCCCAGGCCGAGGCCGAAGAAGCGCTGGCCAAGTACAAGGCCCAGCTGGCCGAGGCCCGGACCGAAGCCGCGAAGATCCGCGACGACGCCCGGCTCGAAGCCGAGCAGATCAAGGCGGAGCTGCGGGCCGAGGCGGAGGCCGAGTCCCAGCGCATCGTCGCCCAGGGCCAGGCCCAGCTGCAGGCCCAGAAGGCGCAGATCATCGCGGAGCTGCGGGCCGACATGGGCCGCAACGCCGTCGAGCTCGCCAGCCGGATCGTCGGCGAGTCGCTCGAGGACGAGGCGCGCCGCCGCGGCACCGTCGACCGGTTCCTGGCGGAGCTCGAAACCGCCGGTGCCTACCGTGCCTGA
- a CDS encoding ATP F0F1 synthase subunit C, protein MSNIVLAQAAEQAVNINPGLAAIGYGLGAIGPGIGVGLIFAAVINGTARQPEAQGKLQGIGFSTFVLTEVLALIGIVIYFIASAG, encoded by the coding sequence GTGAGCAACATCGTTCTGGCCCAGGCCGCGGAGCAGGCCGTCAACATCAACCCCGGTCTCGCCGCCATCGGTTACGGCCTGGGCGCGATCGGCCCGGGCATCGGTGTGGGTCTGATCTTCGCCGCCGTCATCAACGGCACCGCGCGTCAGCCGGAGGCGCAGGGCAAGCTGCAGGGCATCGGCTTCTCGACCTTCGTTCTGACCGAGGTGCTCGCCCTGATCGGCATCGTCATCTACTTCATCGCCTCCGCAGGCTGA
- the atpB gene encoding F0F1 ATP synthase subunit A, translating into MGALVLAEGATFAPPGAESFELPALFGNVTKPMLLVVLSVVIIAAYFLLATRKLQVVPGKGQFVAESIYDFSRNNIAREQIGSKDFKPFVPLVFALFTFILVNNLYGIIPLLQFPTMARFGFPLALAVLVVYPVYHYVGFKRHGFAGYFKKELAPPGVPKPVLPLFALIEFAEKFLLNPLTLAIRVFAAMFAGHLILAVFTLGGTFLLTETSGWALKPVSLVAWLFAIAMTFLEAFIQVLQAYIFALLSAGYIGAALASEH; encoded by the coding sequence GTGGGCGCGCTGGTATTGGCCGAGGGTGCGACGTTCGCGCCGCCCGGCGCCGAAAGCTTCGAGTTGCCGGCGCTGTTCGGCAACGTCACCAAGCCGATGCTGCTCGTCGTGCTTTCGGTTGTCATCATCGCGGCGTACTTCCTGCTGGCGACCCGCAAGCTGCAGGTCGTGCCGGGCAAGGGACAGTTCGTCGCCGAGTCGATCTACGACTTCAGCCGCAACAACATCGCGCGCGAGCAGATCGGCTCGAAGGATTTCAAGCCGTTCGTGCCGCTTGTTTTCGCTTTGTTCACCTTCATCCTGGTGAACAACCTCTACGGGATCATCCCGCTCCTGCAGTTCCCGACCATGGCGCGGTTCGGTTTCCCGCTCGCGCTGGCGGTCCTCGTCGTCTACCCGGTGTACCACTACGTCGGGTTCAAGCGGCACGGTTTCGCGGGCTACTTCAAGAAGGAACTGGCCCCGCCGGGCGTGCCGAAGCCGGTCCTGCCGCTGTTCGCGCTGATCGAGTTCGCGGAGAAGTTCCTCCTCAACCCGCTCACGCTCGCCATCCGTGTTTTCGCCGCCATGTTCGCGGGTCACCTGATCCTGGCGGTGTTCACCCTCGGCGGCACCTTCCTGCTGACCGAGACCTCGGGCTGGGCGTTGAAGCCGGTCTCCCTGGTGGCGTGGCTCTTCGCCATCGCGATGACGTTCCTCGAGGCCTTCATCCAGGTGCTGCAGGCCTACATCTTCGCCCTGCTGTCGGCCGGGTACATCGGCGCCGCGCTGGCGTCGGAGCACTGA